A window of the Falco rusticolus isolate bFalRus1 chromosome 1, bFalRus1.pri, whole genome shotgun sequence genome harbors these coding sequences:
- the LOC119142511 gene encoding coiled-coil domain-containing protein 63-like isoform X2 translates to MDSKWGEPSLEQKVLDVPAMEKKKVSEAEFRRLQREFQRAAEKRKSYGANVRQQMQAQEKEIASLTQERKEVLLTPSQIPSPRNRMRDERNCTGLQGLLQTKYQCDSLIKDRKALLAELDKEILELEKKMARQNRAAVKAKQANSSKQLQKQIETLELHLNNVTVHFHTILSRNKELREEIEKLQIQKALLGKLSLKLHKKLAQQRRRMNSAAEQCTQGYKQRMGALARIAALNKRHIEDTVQRNVELQEQKRALEKENKLKNFMLTKCRDRSELEEVAKKRKALKAAQWAKQSQMESFESQEVAYRRLLELAEDGNFDRLVDNLIEKEGKNFASFIYITELKNEMEKMKQRIKDVQDEITTLMMDREDAETGNFHVLQELEEKLAETTREANWCEERCKESSRVLGQIKCGVEALLEVIGGDATKTTEQLGENGQITDGNLTRILGLVEKETNELLLMESVLRYTRAEGSQPAQPFASPLLGTTSLPWVMDRARLCPPPPALDSTPADIAAWEVPLGHGQLHQLVLQSCEKELGHAAAAAKKGSKSLKE, encoded by the exons ATGGACTCCAAG TGGGGAGAGCCCTCTCTGGAGCAGAAGGTTTTGGACGTGCCCGcgatggagaaaaaaaaggtgtctgAAGCCGAGTTCAGGAGACTGCAGAGAGAGTTTCAGAGAGCAGCGGAGAAGAGGAAATCTTACGGTGCCAACGTGAGGCAGCAAATGCAGGCTCAGGA aaaagaaatagcgTCGCTGACTCAAGAACGCAAAGAGGTGTTATTAACGCCGAGCCAGATCCCATCCCCAAGAAATAGGATGCGGGATGAGAGGAATTGTACGGGGCTCCAAGGCCTTTTGCAGACCAAATATCAGTGTGATTCCCtgattaaagacagaaaagcccTGTTAGCGGAGCTGGACAAGGAG ATActagagctggaaaaaaagatggcgAGGCAAAACCGGGCGGCAGTGAAGGCGAAGCAAGCAAACAGTagcaaacagctgcaaaagcagattGAGACACTGGAGCTGCATCTAAACAAC GTCACCGTCCATTTCCATACCATCCTGTCCAGAAACAAAGAGCTCCGAGAAGAGATTGAAAAGCTGCAAATCCAGAAAGCTCTTTTGGGCAAGCTCTCCTTGAAGCTCCATAAGAAGCTGgctcagcagaggagaaggatgaACAGTGCCGCTGAGCAGTGCACACAAGGCTACAAGCAGCG GATGGGGGCTCTGGCAAGGATTGCAGCCTTGAACAAAAGACACATAGAAGACACAGTCCAGCGCAATGttgagctgcaggagcagaagcGTGCCCTAGAAAAGgagaacaaactgaaaaacttcATGCTGACCAAGTGCAGAGATCGCTCGGAATTGGAGGAAGTggccaaaaagagaaaag CCCTGAAGGCAGCCCAGTGGGCCAAGCAGAGCCAAATGGAGAGCTTCGAGAGCCAGGAGGTGGCTTACAGGCgcctgctggagctggcagaggacgGGAACTTTGACCGCCTGGTGGATAACTTGATcgaaaaggaggggaagaacTTTGCCTCCTTCATCTACATCACTGAGCTGAAGAACGAGATGGAGAAGATGAAGCAGAGGATCAAGGATGTCCAG GACGAAATTACGACCCTTATGATGGACCGGGAGGACGCAGAGACGGGCAACTTCCatgtcctgcaggagctggag GAAAAACTAGCGGAAACCACGAGGGAAGCCAACTGGTGCGAAGAGAGATGCAAAGAGAGCAGCAGAGTCCTGGGCCAGATCAAATGTGGCGTGGAGGCCCTTTTGGAAGTAATCGGTGGCGATGCTACGAAGACAACGGAGCAGCTTGGAGAAAATGGGCAGATCACGGATGGGAATCTGACGCGGATTTTAG GTCTCGTGGAGAAGGAGACCAACGAGCTCCTGCTGATGGAGAGCGTCCTGCGCTACACGCGGGCTGAGGGCTCGCAGCCGGCCCAGCCCTTCGCCAGCCCGCTCCTGGGCACCACCAGCCTCCCGTGGGTGATGGATCGGGCCCGGctctgcccgccgccccccgccctggACAGCACCCCCGCCGACATCGCCGCCT GGGAGGTGCCGCTGGGCCACGGGCAGCTGCACCAGCTGGTCCTCCAGAGCTGCGAGAAGGAGCTGGGCCACGCTGCCGCTGCCGCCAAGAAGGGGAGCAAGAGCCTCAAGGAGTGA
- the LOC119142511 gene encoding coiled-coil domain-containing protein 63-like isoform X1, giving the protein MVKPWVLLSSWSKRLPSPKLRADSNTAKGSKNGSVPAEAPSSPSRGVCRATSRVSWKKRWTPRKEIASLTQERKEVLLTPSQIPSPRNRMRDERNCTGLQGLLQTKYQCDSLIKDRKALLAELDKEILELEKKMARQNRAAVKAKQANSSKQLQKQIETLELHLNNVTVHFHTILSRNKELREEIEKLQIQKALLGKLSLKLHKKLAQQRRRMNSAAEQCTQGYKQRMGALARIAALNKRHIEDTVQRNVELQEQKRALEKENKLKNFMLTKCRDRSELEEVAKKRKALKAAQWAKQSQMESFESQEVAYRRLLELAEDGNFDRLVDNLIEKEGKNFASFIYITELKNEMEKMKQRIKDVQDEITTLMMDREDAETGNFHVLQELEEKLAETTREANWCEERCKESSRVLGQIKCGVEALLEVIGGDATKTTEQLGENGQITDGNLTRILGLVEKETNELLLMESVLRYTRAEGSQPAQPFASPLLGTTSLPWVMDRARLCPPPPALDSTPADIAAWEVPLGHGQLHQLVLQSCEKELGHAAAAAKKGSKSLKE; this is encoded by the exons atggtgaagccctgggtgctgctttCCAGTTGGAGCAAAAGGCTTCCAAGTCCCAAATTACGGGCTGATTCAAACACCGCAAAGGGAAGCAAGAACGG GTCTGTCCCCGCAGAGGCTCCATCATCCCCTTCCCGAGGCGTCTGCAGAGCAACCAGCAGAGTTAGCTGGAAGAAACGATGGACTCCAAG aaaagaaatagcgTCGCTGACTCAAGAACGCAAAGAGGTGTTATTAACGCCGAGCCAGATCCCATCCCCAAGAAATAGGATGCGGGATGAGAGGAATTGTACGGGGCTCCAAGGCCTTTTGCAGACCAAATATCAGTGTGATTCCCtgattaaagacagaaaagcccTGTTAGCGGAGCTGGACAAGGAG ATActagagctggaaaaaaagatggcgAGGCAAAACCGGGCGGCAGTGAAGGCGAAGCAAGCAAACAGTagcaaacagctgcaaaagcagattGAGACACTGGAGCTGCATCTAAACAAC GTCACCGTCCATTTCCATACCATCCTGTCCAGAAACAAAGAGCTCCGAGAAGAGATTGAAAAGCTGCAAATCCAGAAAGCTCTTTTGGGCAAGCTCTCCTTGAAGCTCCATAAGAAGCTGgctcagcagaggagaaggatgaACAGTGCCGCTGAGCAGTGCACACAAGGCTACAAGCAGCG GATGGGGGCTCTGGCAAGGATTGCAGCCTTGAACAAAAGACACATAGAAGACACAGTCCAGCGCAATGttgagctgcaggagcagaagcGTGCCCTAGAAAAGgagaacaaactgaaaaacttcATGCTGACCAAGTGCAGAGATCGCTCGGAATTGGAGGAAGTggccaaaaagagaaaag CCCTGAAGGCAGCCCAGTGGGCCAAGCAGAGCCAAATGGAGAGCTTCGAGAGCCAGGAGGTGGCTTACAGGCgcctgctggagctggcagaggacgGGAACTTTGACCGCCTGGTGGATAACTTGATcgaaaaggaggggaagaacTTTGCCTCCTTCATCTACATCACTGAGCTGAAGAACGAGATGGAGAAGATGAAGCAGAGGATCAAGGATGTCCAG GACGAAATTACGACCCTTATGATGGACCGGGAGGACGCAGAGACGGGCAACTTCCatgtcctgcaggagctggag GAAAAACTAGCGGAAACCACGAGGGAAGCCAACTGGTGCGAAGAGAGATGCAAAGAGAGCAGCAGAGTCCTGGGCCAGATCAAATGTGGCGTGGAGGCCCTTTTGGAAGTAATCGGTGGCGATGCTACGAAGACAACGGAGCAGCTTGGAGAAAATGGGCAGATCACGGATGGGAATCTGACGCGGATTTTAG GTCTCGTGGAGAAGGAGACCAACGAGCTCCTGCTGATGGAGAGCGTCCTGCGCTACACGCGGGCTGAGGGCTCGCAGCCGGCCCAGCCCTTCGCCAGCCCGCTCCTGGGCACCACCAGCCTCCCGTGGGTGATGGATCGGGCCCGGctctgcccgccgccccccgccctggACAGCACCCCCGCCGACATCGCCGCCT GGGAGGTGCCGCTGGGCCACGGGCAGCTGCACCAGCTGGTCCTCCAGAGCTGCGAGAAGGAGCTGGGCCACGCTGCCGCTGCCGCCAAGAAGGGGAGCAAGAGCCTCAAGGAGTGA